One part of the Herbiconiux aconitum genome encodes these proteins:
- a CDS encoding FAD binding domain-containing protein: MDLNTIGAIVPARRRDDLVALGATSAPLAGGSWLFSERQDHLTALVDLMTFDWPSLTVTETGLEVAATCTLAELASMPDDRGWPAHPLFFQCCTALLGSFKVWNVATVGGNICASLPAGPMTSLFSSLDADALVWRADGTDERIPVASFVTGNGRNALRDGDVLRALEVPLTSLQARTAYRKIALSPLGRSGAVIIGRLDADGAFILTVSGATLHPEQLRYATLPEPTQLTSDVERIETWFTDPHGAADWRRAVSALLAREILDELSTPDAGPATETEVVR, encoded by the coding sequence GTGGACTTGAACACCATCGGGGCGATCGTCCCGGCTCGTCGTCGCGACGATCTGGTCGCACTCGGCGCGACCTCCGCTCCGCTCGCGGGCGGCTCGTGGCTCTTCTCCGAGCGGCAAGACCACCTCACCGCGCTCGTCGATCTGATGACGTTCGACTGGCCGTCGCTCACCGTCACCGAGACGGGCCTCGAGGTGGCGGCGACCTGCACCCTCGCCGAGCTCGCGTCGATGCCCGACGATCGGGGTTGGCCGGCACATCCGCTCTTCTTCCAATGCTGCACCGCCCTGCTCGGCTCGTTCAAGGTGTGGAACGTCGCGACCGTCGGAGGCAACATCTGCGCGTCGCTGCCGGCCGGGCCGATGACGTCGTTGTTCTCGTCGCTCGATGCCGACGCACTGGTCTGGCGCGCTGACGGCACCGATGAGCGGATTCCCGTGGCGTCTTTCGTGACGGGTAACGGCCGCAACGCACTGCGAGACGGCGACGTGCTCCGAGCCCTGGAGGTGCCGCTGACCTCGCTGCAGGCACGCACGGCGTATCGCAAGATCGCCTTGTCGCCGCTCGGGCGCTCGGGAGCCGTGATCATCGGGCGGCTCGACGCCGACGGCGCTTTCATCCTCACGGTGTCGGGCGCGACGCTCCACCCCGAACAGCTCCGTTACGCGACGCTCCCCGAGCCGACGCAGCTCACGAGCGACGTCGAACGGATCGAGACCTGGTTCACCGATCCGCACGGCGCGGCCGATTGGAGGCGCGCTGTGTCGGCGCTCCTCGCACGAGAGATCCTGGACGAGCTGTCCACACCGGATGCCGGTCCGGCGACCGAGACGGAGGTCGTGCGATGA
- a CDS encoding molybdenum cofactor biosynthesis protein MoaE, which translates to MPDTTDIAERVRFARVSETAVSVEECAAAVEGPGSGAVVTFAGVVRDHDEGRGVLALSYSAHPSASEVIRTVALEVARTHPAVVLSVAHRVGDLTIGDIALACAVASPHRAEAFAACADLVDEVKAKVPIWKEQSFDDGTTEWVASIG; encoded by the coding sequence ATGCCAGACACGACTGACATCGCAGAGCGTGTGCGCTTCGCCCGGGTGTCGGAGACCGCCGTCTCCGTCGAAGAGTGCGCCGCTGCTGTCGAAGGGCCGGGATCGGGTGCCGTGGTGACGTTCGCCGGCGTCGTGCGGGACCACGACGAGGGGCGCGGTGTGCTCGCCTTGAGTTACAGCGCGCATCCGAGCGCCTCCGAGGTGATCCGCACGGTCGCTCTCGAGGTGGCGCGCACGCATCCGGCCGTCGTGCTCTCCGTCGCCCATCGGGTCGGCGATCTCACGATCGGCGACATCGCCCTGGCCTGCGCCGTCGCATCTCCCCACCGCGCCGAGGCCTTCGCCGCGTGCGCCGACCTCGTCGACGAGGTCAAGGCGAAGGTGCCCATCTGGAAGGAGCAGTCCTTCGACGATGGAACGACGGAGTGGGTCGCTTCGATCGGCTGA
- a CDS encoding MogA/MoaB family molybdenum cofactor biosynthesis protein, translated as MTGHTEHSEHAEHRESAPSGAVRARVVVASNRAAAGVYEDTTGPVILDWLAARGWPATVVVVPDGEPVGQALREAVGDAMALVVTTGGTGASPTDRTPEQTRAVLDFELPGVVEEIRRVGAVKTPLAILSRGLCGVAGRTLIVNLPGSSGGVRDGLSVLDGVLDHLVDQIHGGDHARHD; from the coding sequence ATGACGGGGCACACCGAGCACAGCGAGCACGCCGAGCACCGCGAGTCGGCCCCGAGCGGAGCCGTACGTGCGCGAGTCGTCGTGGCGTCGAATCGTGCCGCCGCCGGCGTCTACGAGGACACCACCGGGCCCGTGATTCTCGATTGGCTCGCCGCACGGGGGTGGCCGGCGACCGTTGTCGTCGTGCCCGACGGCGAACCGGTGGGGCAAGCCCTGCGTGAGGCGGTCGGTGACGCGATGGCGCTCGTCGTCACGACCGGCGGCACGGGCGCCTCGCCCACCGACCGCACCCCGGAGCAGACCCGGGCCGTGCTCGACTTCGAGCTGCCGGGGGTCGTGGAGGAGATCCGGAGGGTCGGTGCGGTGAAGACGCCGCTCGCGATCCTCTCACGCGGACTCTGCGGGGTCGCCGGTCGCACCCTGATCGTCAACCTGCCTGGCTCGTCGGGCGGCGTGCGCGACGGACTCTCGGTGCTCGACGGGGTGCTCGACCATCTGGTGGATCAGATTCATGGGGGTGACCATGCCAGACACGACTGA
- the moaC gene encoding cyclic pyranopterin monophosphate synthase MoaC — MADGTELTHITADGSAHMVDVSGKATTKRVATAQAVVRTRPEVIGLLIAGDLPKGEPLAVARVAGILAAKQTSSLIPLCHPLPLSGVTVEFSTDESTIRIETSVSTTGVTGVEMEALTAASVAALTLYDMIKAVDRGATITDIEVLSKSGGASGEWTRA, encoded by the coding sequence ATGGCTGACGGCACTGAACTCACCCACATCACCGCCGACGGATCGGCGCACATGGTCGACGTCTCAGGCAAGGCGACGACCAAGCGGGTCGCCACAGCGCAGGCGGTCGTCCGCACCCGGCCCGAGGTGATCGGCCTGCTCATCGCCGGCGACCTGCCCAAGGGCGAACCGCTCGCTGTGGCACGGGTCGCCGGAATCCTGGCGGCGAAGCAGACCTCGAGCCTCATCCCGCTCTGCCACCCCCTGCCCTTGTCCGGCGTGACCGTGGAATTTAGCACGGACGAGTCGACCATCCGGATCGAGACCTCCGTCAGCACGACGGGCGTCACGGGGGTCGAGATGGAAGCGCTGACGGCCGCGTCGGTCGCGGCGCTGACGCTGTACGACATGATCAAGGCCGTCGACCGGGGAGCGACGATCACCGACATCGAGGTGCTTTCGAAGTCGGGCGGCGCGAGCGGCGAATGGACCCGGGCATGA